A genomic stretch from Chitinophaga lutea includes:
- a CDS encoding porin — MSVTARAQFLMDMIDTSTSLGKGMISIYKKFDHLRISGYMQPQFQYASHKGIDSYSGGDFGSQSDNRFMLRRGRVRFDYAHFNKRNLPTVQFVFQFDGTERGVNIRDFWGRVFDGQWDIMALTMGMFARPFGYEVNLSSGDREAPERGRMSQILMRSERDMGGMLTFEPRALDHPLHWLKMDVGLFNGQGLSGPADFDSHKDLIARVAMKPTKLGIGGWKLSAGASILYGGMEQFTPEIYQMEDGKPAFRRDSAAANIGRIAPRHYYGGDAQLVIPNRKGLTQFRAEYIRGVQTATHLDTETPGVVPLRSAGFAPLYIRDFDGAYLSFLQHLGSEKHQLVLKYDWYDPNTKVKGRQIGSPLATSLSKADIRFDTFGFGYVYYFNENMKATFWFDRVWNEATALEEFADDIPDNVFTARLQYRF, encoded by the coding sequence ATGTCGGTAACGGCCCGGGCGCAGTTCCTGATGGATATGATCGATACCTCTACCAGCCTGGGCAAGGGCATGATTTCCATTTATAAAAAATTCGACCACCTGCGCATCAGCGGGTACATGCAGCCCCAGTTCCAGTACGCGTCTCACAAAGGCATCGACAGCTACAGCGGCGGGGATTTCGGCAGCCAGTCAGACAACCGTTTCATGCTGCGTCGCGGCCGTGTTCGTTTCGACTACGCGCATTTCAATAAAAGAAACCTCCCTACGGTGCAGTTCGTATTCCAGTTCGACGGTACCGAGCGGGGCGTGAACATCCGCGACTTCTGGGGCCGCGTGTTCGACGGGCAGTGGGATATCATGGCCCTTACCATGGGTATGTTCGCCCGTCCGTTCGGCTATGAGGTGAACCTTTCCTCCGGCGACCGGGAGGCGCCGGAAAGGGGCCGTATGTCGCAAATACTGATGAGAAGCGAGCGCGACATGGGGGGCATGCTCACCTTCGAGCCCCGCGCGCTGGACCATCCGCTGCACTGGCTGAAAATGGATGTGGGTCTGTTTAACGGCCAGGGCCTGAGCGGGCCTGCCGACTTCGACAGTCACAAAGACCTTATTGCCCGTGTAGCGATGAAACCCACGAAACTGGGGATAGGAGGCTGGAAACTCTCCGCCGGCGCCTCTATCCTGTACGGCGGCATGGAGCAGTTCACCCCGGAGATTTACCAAATGGAAGACGGTAAACCTGCCTTCCGGCGGGATTCTGCGGCCGCCAACATAGGCAGGATAGCGCCGCGCCACTATTACGGCGGCGATGCGCAACTGGTGATCCCTAACAGAAAGGGCCTCACCCAGTTCCGGGCCGAATACATCCGCGGGGTGCAAACCGCCACCCATCTTGATACCGAGACGCCGGGCGTTGTTCCCCTGCGTTCTGCGGGATTCGCGCCGCTTTATATCCGCGACTTCGACGGTGCCTATCTGTCCTTCCTCCAGCATCTTGGCAGCGAAAAACACCAGCTGGTGCTGAAATACGACTGGTACGATCCCAACACCAAAGTAAAAGGTCGCCAGATCGGAAGTCCGCTGGCGACCAGTCTTTCGAAAGCCGATATCCGTTTTGATACGTTCGGGTTCGGGTACGTGTATTATTTCAACGAAAACATGAAAGCTACCTTCTGGTTCGACCGGGTGTGGAATGAAGCCACGGCGCTGGAAGAGTTTGCGGACGATATTCCGGACAATGTGTTTACCGCCAGGTTGCAATACCGGTTCTGA
- a CDS encoding sensor histidine kinase translates to MFKAKNLSPQKLAGFTALVLSVIMGLGCLILDVGLKETGIAFVLTFLVAYYLYLYTLQNFIYRKIKLIYKFIYQTKASKREDFFNKNILPLKTIDEVSEDVEKWASQKKEELDNLRRNEAFRKEFLLNLSHELKTPIFAVQGYIHTLLDGAIDDPAVNKMFLKNATKNIDRLCRLIDDLDEISKLESGEMTINKELFVIQDLVKDVFDTLSLKAKQKEIKFSIKKGCEAPVYVFADKEKIRQVLINLIENSVKYGKQEGQTIASIYNMDGKRVLIEISDTGIGMAEEHLPRVFERFYRTDRARSRDIGGTGLGLAIVKHIVEAHEQTINVRSKVEVGSTFGFTLELGREN, encoded by the coding sequence ATGTTTAAAGCAAAAAATCTATCGCCGCAGAAGCTGGCCGGTTTTACGGCGCTTGTGCTGTCTGTTATCATGGGCCTGGGCTGCCTCATCCTCGATGTGGGCCTGAAAGAAACCGGGATAGCCTTTGTGCTGACCTTCCTGGTGGCTTATTACCTGTACCTCTATACCCTGCAGAACTTCATCTACCGCAAAATAAAACTGATCTACAAGTTCATTTACCAGACGAAGGCATCCAAGCGGGAAGACTTTTTCAACAAAAACATCCTGCCCCTCAAAACCATCGACGAAGTAAGCGAGGACGTGGAGAAATGGGCTTCGCAGAAGAAGGAAGAACTGGACAACCTGCGGCGCAATGAGGCGTTCCGGAAGGAGTTCCTGCTCAACCTTTCGCACGAGCTGAAAACGCCCATTTTTGCGGTACAGGGCTACATCCATACGCTGCTCGACGGCGCCATCGACGACCCGGCCGTGAACAAGATGTTCCTGAAAAACGCCACCAAGAACATCGACCGCCTTTGCCGGCTGATCGATGACCTGGACGAGATCTCCAAACTGGAGAGCGGGGAGATGACCATCAACAAGGAACTGTTCGTAATACAGGACCTGGTGAAAGACGTGTTCGACACCCTTTCGCTCAAGGCCAAACAGAAAGAGATCAAATTCAGTATCAAGAAAGGCTGCGAAGCGCCGGTATATGTGTTTGCCGACAAGGAAAAAATACGCCAGGTGCTGATCAACCTCATCGAAAACTCCGTAAAATACGGCAAGCAGGAAGGCCAGACCATCGCCAGCATCTACAATATGGACGGCAAGCGCGTCCTGATCGAAATTTCCGACACCGGCATCGGGATGGCGGAAGAACACCTGCCGCGCGTGTTTGAACGTTTTTACCGCACCGACCGCGCCCGCAGCCGCGACATCGGCGGCACCGGCCTCGGCCTCGCCATCGTGAAACACATCGTGGAAGCGCACGAGCAGACCATCAATGTGCGGAGCAAAGTGGAAGTGGGCTCCACCTTCGGGTTTACGCTGGAACTGGGCAGGGAGAATTAG
- a CDS encoding response regulator transcription factor: MLMEPAVAVGKILVVDDEADILEIISYNLRSAGYETVTAKDGSEAIQKAKIFRPDLIMLDIMMPNKNGIDTCKEIRKLPEFKETMVLFLTALNDEKSEIEGLNMGADDYIAKPIKPKLLVSRINALFRRLNKVEEQQLHLGDLVIDREKFTVTYKGVEIILAKKEFELLQLLASKPGRVFLRNEILNQVWGTEVIVGDRTIDVHIRKIRQKLGVDLITTVKGVGYKFEM; encoded by the coding sequence ATGTTGATGGAACCAGCAGTAGCAGTAGGTAAAATTCTTGTAGTGGATGACGAGGCGGATATCCTGGAAATCATAAGTTACAATCTCCGGAGCGCGGGTTATGAAACAGTGACGGCCAAAGACGGCAGCGAAGCCATCCAGAAGGCGAAGATCTTCCGGCCGGATCTGATTATGCTGGACATCATGATGCCCAACAAAAATGGCATCGACACCTGTAAAGAAATCCGTAAACTGCCGGAGTTCAAGGAAACCATGGTGCTTTTCCTCACCGCGCTCAATGACGAGAAGAGCGAGATCGAGGGGCTGAACATGGGGGCAGACGATTACATCGCCAAGCCCATCAAACCCAAACTGCTGGTAAGCCGCATCAACGCCCTTTTCCGCCGCCTCAACAAAGTGGAGGAGCAGCAACTGCACCTGGGCGACCTGGTGATTGACCGCGAAAAATTCACCGTCACCTATAAAGGGGTGGAAATCATCCTTGCCAAGAAAGAATTCGAACTGTTGCAGTTATTGGCCTCCAAGCCGGGCCGCGTATTCCTCCGCAACGAAATCCTCAACCAGGTATGGGGCACCGAAGTGATCGTGGGCGACCGTACCATCGACGTGCATATCCGCAAGATACGCCAGAAGCTGGGCGTAGACCTCATCACCACTGTAAAGGGCGTGGGGTACAAGTTTGAGATGTGA
- a CDS encoding ABC transporter ATP-binding protein, protein MFLTVMLALLSPVRPYLIQLSVDKYITNQWAQMLVIVTILQIGMLILETAVRFFFSYITNWLGQSVIKDLRVAVYKKVVGLNLAFFDRTPIGTLTTRTINDIEAINDIFSEGIISIVADLLMILAILGVMFYEDWRLTLISLSPFPVLILATYWFKESVNKSFHRVRNAVAALNAFVQEHITGMLVVQAFSSENREFGKFRNINKDHRKANIDAIFAYSVFFPVVEIILAISLGLMVWWGANKVLNYEVTQGVMIAFIMYLNMLFRPLRILADKFNTLQMGMVASERVFKVLDSEDYIADKGTHTAGHMRGEISFEHVWFAYKDERYVLKDISFHAKPGQTIALVGHTGSGKTTIISILNRLYEIQKGRIAIDGVPLQDYKLAELRSRVGVVLQDVFLFSGSIYDNITLRNPDISREQVEHAAKLIGMHDFILQLPGGYDYPVMERGSTLSLGQRQLISFIRALLYNPAILILDEATSSVDTESEMLIQHAIDKLIAGRTAIVIAHRLSTISKADQIIVLDKGEIREMGNHEELMKQEGYYHKLYTMQFQKTGNTV, encoded by the coding sequence ATGTTTCTCACGGTGATGCTGGCGCTGCTGTCGCCCGTAAGGCCGTATCTGATCCAGCTGTCGGTCGACAAATACATCACCAACCAGTGGGCGCAGATGCTGGTGATCGTCACCATCCTCCAGATCGGCATGCTGATACTGGAAACTGCCGTGCGGTTCTTTTTTTCATACATCACCAACTGGCTGGGGCAATCCGTGATCAAAGACCTGCGCGTGGCCGTGTACAAGAAGGTGGTGGGCCTCAACCTCGCCTTTTTCGACAGAACGCCCATCGGTACCCTTACCACCCGCACCATCAACGACATTGAAGCCATCAACGATATTTTTTCCGAAGGCATCATTTCCATCGTGGCCGATCTGCTCATGATCCTGGCTATCCTCGGTGTGATGTTTTATGAAGACTGGCGGCTGACCCTGATCAGCCTGTCGCCATTCCCGGTATTGATTCTCGCCACCTACTGGTTCAAGGAGAGCGTGAACAAATCGTTCCACCGCGTGCGCAATGCCGTGGCTGCCCTGAACGCATTCGTGCAGGAGCATATCACCGGTATGCTGGTGGTACAGGCATTTTCGTCGGAAAACAGGGAGTTCGGCAAGTTCAGGAACATTAACAAGGATCACCGCAAGGCCAATATCGACGCCATCTTCGCCTATTCCGTCTTTTTCCCAGTTGTGGAGATCATACTGGCCATTTCGCTGGGGTTGATGGTGTGGTGGGGCGCCAACAAGGTACTGAACTATGAAGTGACGCAGGGCGTGATGATCGCGTTCATCATGTACCTCAACATGCTGTTCCGGCCGCTGCGTATCCTGGCAGACAAGTTCAACACCCTGCAGATGGGCATGGTGGCCAGCGAGCGTGTGTTCAAGGTGCTCGACAGCGAGGATTACATTGCAGACAAAGGGACGCATACCGCCGGCCATATGCGTGGCGAAATCAGTTTCGAGCATGTATGGTTCGCTTATAAAGACGAGCGGTATGTGCTGAAGGATATCAGCTTCCACGCGAAACCCGGTCAGACCATCGCCCTGGTAGGGCATACTGGTTCCGGTAAAACCACCATTATCAGCATCCTGAACCGCCTGTACGAAATCCAGAAAGGCCGCATCGCCATCGACGGCGTGCCGCTGCAGGATTACAAACTGGCGGAGCTGCGCAGTCGGGTAGGGGTGGTGCTGCAGGACGTGTTCCTGTTTTCCGGGTCCATTTACGATAATATTACGCTCCGTAACCCCGATATCAGCCGTGAGCAGGTGGAGCATGCCGCCAAACTCATCGGCATGCACGACTTTATCCTGCAACTGCCCGGCGGGTATGATTATCCCGTGATGGAGCGGGGCAGCACCCTGTCGCTGGGCCAGCGGCAGCTGATCTCATTTATCCGCGCACTGCTCTACAACCCTGCCATCCTCATTCTCGACGAGGCTACCTCATCCGTGGATACCGAGTCCGAAATGCTTATCCAGCACGCCATCGACAAACTGATCGCCGGGCGTACGGCCATTGTGATCGCCCACCGCCTGAGCACCATCAGCAAGGCCGACCAGATCATTGTGCTCGATAAGGGCGAGATCCGAGAGATGGGGAACCACGAGGAACTGATGAAGCAGGAGGGATATTACCACAAGCTGTACACCATGCAGTTCCAGAAAACGGGGAATACGGTGTGA
- the atpB gene encoding F0F1 ATP synthase subunit A gives MISLNRFKYKLVALITVFSMAVSGAFASDNADPHATEGAGEKKGFNAKEVILGHVKDAHDWHVLSIGDSHWTVPLPVIIYNPERGLSVFSSSKFHHGHDAYDGYRLLDAHYMEHHHLDKKQYTEGSIIAVDANDQPTGAKIYDLSMTKNITFMIIAAILLVVIMLNVAKAYRIRGHRQAPKGLQSLIEPVIIFMRDEVVKPNIPGKKGDKYVPLILTIFFFILINNLMGLLPGSANVTGNIAVTAALALISFVVMMASTNRHFWGHIFNPPVPLGVKFILAPVELIGVFTKPVSLMIRLFANILAGHIIILSIISLVFIFGSLNKVAGYGFLPITILFNIVMMMLELLVAFIQAFIFANLTAVFIGQAMEHEGHHDAHH, from the coding sequence GTGATTTCCTTGAATCGGTTCAAATACAAGCTGGTAGCCCTGATAACGGTTTTTTCCATGGCCGTGTCCGGTGCATTTGCTTCAGACAATGCAGACCCTCATGCCACTGAAGGCGCAGGCGAAAAGAAAGGTTTTAACGCCAAAGAGGTAATTCTTGGTCACGTAAAAGATGCGCACGACTGGCACGTTTTGAGCATCGGCGATTCACACTGGACCGTGCCCTTACCGGTTATTATTTATAACCCCGAGCGTGGCCTGTCCGTTTTCTCTTCTTCCAAATTCCATCACGGGCACGACGCGTACGATGGGTACCGTCTCCTGGATGCGCACTACATGGAGCACCACCACCTGGACAAAAAGCAGTACACCGAAGGTTCCATCATCGCGGTGGATGCCAACGACCAGCCGACCGGCGCCAAGATCTACGATCTGTCCATGACCAAAAACATCACCTTTATGATCATCGCGGCTATCCTGCTGGTGGTGATTATGCTGAATGTAGCCAAGGCATACCGCATCCGCGGTCACCGCCAGGCGCCCAAAGGGCTGCAGAGCCTCATTGAGCCGGTGATCATCTTTATGCGTGACGAGGTGGTGAAACCCAATATTCCGGGTAAAAAAGGCGACAAATACGTTCCCCTCATCCTGACTATCTTCTTCTTCATCCTGATCAACAACCTGATGGGCCTGCTGCCCGGCTCCGCCAACGTAACCGGCAACATCGCCGTTACCGCAGCCCTGGCGCTGATCAGCTTTGTAGTGATGATGGCATCTACCAACAGGCACTTCTGGGGCCACATCTTCAACCCTCCCGTACCGTTGGGTGTGAAGTTCATCCTGGCGCCCGTGGAGCTGATCGGTGTGTTCACCAAGCCCGTGTCGCTGATGATCAGGTTGTTCGCCAACATCCTGGCCGGCCACATCATCATCCTGAGCATTATTTCCCTCGTGTTCATATTCGGCTCCCTGAACAAGGTGGCCGGTTACGGATTTTTGCCGATCACCATCCTGTTCAACATCGTAATGATGATGCTGGAGCTGCTGGTGGCATTCATCCAGGCGTTCATCTTCGCCAACCTGACCGCCGTGTTTATCGGCCAGGCCATGGAACACGAAGGACATCATGATGCACATCATTAA
- the atpE gene encoding ATP synthase F0 subunit C codes for MALLSVLMQATEAASSGLAQAGGAIGAGIAAIAAGIGVGNIGKSALESIARQPEAANDIRANMILAAALVEGVALFGVIAGLLAVVL; via the coding sequence ATGGCACTTTTATCTGTTTTAATGCAGGCTACTGAAGCTGCTTCTTCTGGTCTGGCACAAGCCGGCGGTGCAATCGGTGCTGGTATCGCTGCTATCGCAGCTGGTATCGGTGTAGGTAACATCGGTAAAAGCGCGCTGGAATCCATCGCCCGTCAGCCTGAAGCTGCTAACGACATCCGTGCGAACATGATTCTTGCTGCGGCGCTGGTAGAGGGTGTTGCCCTGTTCGGCGTTATCGCTGGTCTGTTGGCCGTAGTTCTGTAA
- the atpF gene encoding F0F1 ATP synthase subunit B, with product MDLLQPALGLFTISLLIFIIVFLILKKFAWKPILSTLKEREDSISDSIATAERVKEEMAQMKAEHEHVLAEAKAERSKILKEAKDAKDQIISEAKAQAQAEAKKIIHDASIAIENQKMAALTEVKNQVGTLVIEVAEKVLRKELSDKQNQEAYIRQLASEIKMN from the coding sequence ATGGATTTGTTGCAACCTGCATTAGGCTTGTTTACCATTTCACTGCTGATCTTCATTATCGTATTCCTGATCCTGAAGAAATTCGCCTGGAAACCCATCCTTTCCACCCTGAAAGAGAGGGAAGACTCCATTTCCGATTCTATTGCCACTGCTGAAAGGGTAAAAGAAGAAATGGCCCAGATGAAAGCTGAACATGAACATGTACTGGCCGAAGCAAAAGCGGAACGCAGCAAGATTTTGAAAGAAGCGAAAGACGCCAAGGACCAGATCATCAGCGAAGCCAAAGCACAGGCCCAGGCAGAAGCCAAGAAGATCATCCACGACGCTTCCATCGCTATCGAAAACCAGAAAATGGCGGCCCTCACCGAGGTGAAAAACCAGGTAGGCACGCTGGTGATCGAAGTGGCGGAGAAAGTTCTGCGCAAAGAGCTGTCAGACAAACAAAACCAGGAAGCGTACATCAGGCAACTGGCTTCTGAAATCAAAATGAACTAA
- the atpH gene encoding ATP synthase F1 subunit delta gives MQNPRLASRYAKSLIDLAVERNELEAVHSDILLLQSILRTNPDVAVLLKSPVIKADKKIKIMGAILDGKISAMTSGFIRLLANKGREGVLTEITAAFEQQYNILKGITHVKLTSATPLEPALLNLIREKVETTAGRKIELETAVNANLIGGFVLETGNELFDASVLRDLKDIKKQFLKNIYVSDIR, from the coding sequence ATGCAAAATCCCCGTTTAGCAAGCAGATATGCTAAATCATTGATAGACCTGGCGGTGGAAAGGAACGAGCTGGAAGCCGTGCACAGCGATATACTGCTCCTGCAGTCTATCCTGCGTACCAACCCGGACGTGGCCGTGCTGCTGAAAAGCCCGGTTATCAAAGCCGATAAGAAGATCAAGATCATGGGCGCCATCCTCGATGGTAAAATCAGCGCGATGACCTCCGGCTTCATCCGCCTGCTGGCCAATAAAGGCCGCGAAGGCGTACTGACGGAAATCACCGCCGCCTTTGAACAGCAATACAACATCCTGAAAGGTATCACGCATGTAAAGCTGACTTCCGCCACACCGCTGGAGCCCGCACTGCTGAACCTGATCCGCGAAAAAGTGGAAACCACCGCAGGCCGCAAAATAGAGCTGGAAACGGCTGTAAATGCAAACCTGATCGGCGGCTTTGTACTGGAAACCGGCAACGAACTGTTCGACGCTTCCGTACTGCGTGACCTGAAAGACATCAAAAAGCAGTTCCTCAAGAACATTTACGTGTCCGACATCCGATAA
- the atpA gene encoding F0F1 ATP synthase subunit alpha, which produces MVDIKPDEISAILRQQLSNFNASAELEEVGIVLSVGDGIARVYGLNNVRSGELVEFENGVKAIVLNLEEDNVGVVLMGASTEIKEGNTVRRTGQIASIKVGEGMVGRVVNTLGEPIDGKGPITGELYEMPLERKAPGVIYREPVKEPLQTGIKAIDAMIPIGRGQRELVIGDRQTGKTAICVDAIINQKEFYDAGKPVYCIYVAIGQKASTIAGVMKTLADNGALAYTTIVAASASDPAPLQFYAPFAGAAIGEFFRDTGRPALIIYDDLSKQAVAYREVSLLLRRPPGREAYPGDVFYLHSRLLERAAKIIAKDEIAQQMNDCPDSIKHLVRGGGSLTALPIIETQAGDVSAYIPTNVISITDGQIFLENNLFNAGIRPAINVGISVSRVGGNAQIKSMKKVSGTLKLDQAMYREMEAFSKFGGDLDAATKSVLDKGARNVEILKQPQFSPFSVEKQVAIIYLGTNGLLREVPVKNIRAFEDAFLHEMEVRLPDVLGEFKKGNLPEEGLKKMVALAEELKPRFA; this is translated from the coding sequence ATGGTTGACATTAAACCAGATGAAATTTCGGCGATTTTACGCCAGCAACTGAGCAACTTCAACGCCTCTGCGGAGCTGGAAGAAGTGGGCATCGTACTGTCTGTAGGTGACGGTATCGCCCGCGTGTACGGACTGAACAACGTGCGCTCCGGTGAGCTGGTTGAATTCGAAAACGGCGTAAAAGCCATCGTATTGAACCTGGAAGAAGATAACGTGGGTGTGGTATTGATGGGTGCTTCAACAGAAATCAAAGAAGGTAACACCGTACGCCGCACCGGCCAGATCGCTTCCATCAAAGTGGGCGAAGGCATGGTAGGCCGTGTGGTAAACACCCTGGGCGAACCGATCGACGGTAAAGGCCCTATCACCGGGGAACTGTATGAAATGCCCCTGGAGCGTAAAGCACCGGGCGTTATCTACCGTGAGCCGGTAAAAGAACCGCTGCAAACCGGTATCAAGGCGATCGACGCCATGATCCCCATCGGCCGCGGCCAGCGTGAGCTGGTGATCGGTGACCGCCAGACGGGTAAAACCGCCATCTGCGTGGATGCCATCATCAATCAGAAAGAGTTTTATGACGCCGGTAAACCGGTATATTGCATATACGTAGCGATCGGCCAGAAAGCATCCACCATCGCAGGTGTGATGAAAACCCTGGCAGATAACGGCGCCCTGGCGTACACCACCATCGTGGCCGCTTCTGCTTCAGACCCGGCTCCGCTGCAGTTCTACGCTCCCTTCGCCGGTGCAGCCATCGGTGAATTCTTCCGCGACACCGGCCGCCCTGCCCTGATCATCTATGATGACCTGTCCAAACAGGCCGTGGCTTACCGTGAGGTGTCCCTGCTGCTCCGCCGCCCTCCCGGCCGTGAAGCTTACCCTGGTGACGTATTCTACCTCCACAGCCGCCTGCTCGAGCGCGCTGCGAAAATCATCGCAAAAGATGAGATCGCACAGCAGATGAACGACTGCCCGGATTCCATCAAACACCTCGTAAGAGGCGGTGGCTCCCTGACGGCATTGCCCATCATCGAAACACAGGCTGGTGACGTATCCGCATACATCCCCACGAACGTGATCTCCATCACCGACGGTCAGATCTTCCTGGAAAACAACCTGTTCAACGCGGGTATCCGCCCCGCTATCAACGTGGGTATCTCCGTGAGCCGCGTAGGTGGTAACGCCCAGATCAAATCCATGAAGAAAGTATCAGGTACCCTGAAACTCGACCAGGCGATGTACCGCGAAATGGAAGCCTTCTCCAAATTCGGCGGTGACCTCGACGCGGCAACCAAATCCGTACTGGATAAAGGTGCCCGTAACGTGGAAATCCTGAAACAGCCTCAGTTCTCTCCCTTCTCCGTAGAAAAACAGGTAGCCATTATTTACCTCGGTACCAATGGCCTGCTGCGCGAAGTGCCCGTGAAAAACATCCGTGCCTTCGAAGACGCTTTCCTGCATGAAATGGAAGTAAGGCTCCCCGATGTACTCGGCGAGTTCAAAAAAGGTAACCTGCCCGAAGAAGGCCTGAAGAAAATGGTCGCCCTGGCAGAAGAACTGAAGCCCAGATTCGCATAG